A stretch of Imperialibacter roseus DNA encodes these proteins:
- a CDS encoding SusD/RagB family nutrient-binding outer membrane lipoprotein: MKIKSNSIKSIALLTGLFVATSCDKDFQEVNTNPNDPESVPTALLLPTIIRNPVNEVAGLAWGYGNVVMQYSAKIQFTSEDRYLWGPEGDPYNSFYNAMRDVNNIIILSEEAGQPQYIGIAKIMRSWMYSFMTDAYGDIPYSEATSAKEGTNLPAFDTQESVYQGVLAELAEANTILASATGSVSGDILFGGDLMKWRKFANSLRLRIYMRLSDRNDPSSGMQAILSNPDANPILESNDDNVALEYLSDAPNQQPQYTNRSGSFDEYRLSVNMETILKDLNDPRLFVYAQPTNDSGAGVVGSHADYAGVPNGLADAQALAYSPSGDPEKVGSNFISRIGLMFACRACNPDRASPTAAEAMLMSYAELQFILAEARERGFISTGTAETYYLNGINSSFDYYLERLAVGSYPEIIEVATPDASYFAQEDVAYTGTTDEKLRKIGTQKWVALFFNGMEAWFDWRRTGIPAITPGPGAVIPTVPVRFMYPGDAQALNADNYKAAVARQGVDAITTRVWWDVN, translated from the coding sequence ATGAAAATCAAAAGCAATTCTATAAAATCAATAGCGCTGCTGACAGGTCTTTTTGTGGCTACATCATGCGACAAGGACTTCCAGGAGGTGAATACCAACCCGAATGACCCTGAGTCTGTGCCAACAGCACTCCTTCTGCCTACCATCATTAGAAACCCGGTGAACGAAGTAGCCGGACTGGCGTGGGGGTATGGTAACGTGGTGATGCAGTATTCAGCAAAAATTCAGTTCACCAGCGAGGACAGATACCTTTGGGGCCCCGAAGGTGACCCTTACAACAGCTTCTATAATGCCATGCGTGATGTGAATAACATCATCATTTTGTCAGAAGAAGCCGGGCAGCCGCAATACATTGGTATCGCCAAAATCATGAGATCATGGATGTATTCTTTCATGACAGACGCTTACGGCGATATTCCTTATTCGGAAGCAACAAGTGCAAAAGAAGGCACCAATCTTCCTGCGTTTGATACACAGGAGTCTGTTTATCAGGGAGTGTTGGCTGAGCTGGCGGAAGCCAATACCATTCTGGCCAGTGCTACTGGTTCGGTAAGTGGCGACATCCTTTTTGGTGGTGACCTGATGAAGTGGAGAAAATTTGCCAATTCACTACGCCTGAGAATTTACATGCGTTTGTCGGATAGAAATGATCCCTCGTCGGGTATGCAGGCGATTCTTAGCAACCCTGATGCCAACCCGATTCTTGAAAGCAACGACGATAATGTAGCGTTGGAGTACCTGTCAGATGCGCCTAATCAGCAGCCGCAGTATACCAATCGTTCAGGCTCTTTTGATGAGTACAGACTGAGTGTCAACATGGAGACCATTCTGAAAGACCTGAACGACCCAAGGCTGTTTGTGTATGCGCAGCCAACCAATGACTCAGGTGCTGGGGTTGTGGGCAGCCATGCCGACTATGCAGGCGTGCCTAACGGCCTGGCTGATGCACAGGCTTTGGCTTATTCGCCAAGCGGTGACCCTGAAAAAGTTGGTTCCAATTTCATTTCAAGAATTGGCTTAATGTTCGCATGCCGTGCTTGTAACCCTGACAGAGCTTCACCAACAGCCGCAGAAGCCATGCTAATGAGCTATGCTGAACTTCAGTTTATTCTTGCTGAGGCCAGGGAACGGGGCTTTATTTCAACAGGTACTGCAGAAACCTACTACCTCAACGGCATCAACTCATCTTTTGACTACTATCTGGAAAGACTTGCAGTTGGTAGCTACCCTGAGATTATCGAAGTGGCCACGCCTGATGCTTCTTATTTCGCTCAGGAAGATGTAGCCTACACAGGAACTACTGATGAGAAGCTACGCAAAATAGGCACGCAAAAATGGGTCGCTCTTTTCTTCAATGGCATGGAGGCCTGGTTCGATTGGAGAAGAACCGGCATACCAGCAATTACACCTGGCCCTGGTGCGGTGATTCCTACCGTACCGGTTCGCTTTATGTACCCAGGCGACGCTCAGGCACTAAATGCTGACAATTATAAGGCCGCTGTTGCCCGCCAGGGTGTCGATGCAATTACCACACGTGTTTGGTGGGATGTAAACTAA
- a CDS encoding metallophosphoesterase gives MKYRLVLLFALQTSLVFSQDIKTGLLGDWWLWPEYSLPARANNTPGNQPKAPASVFADVDSRSIPLVLKGEELTQRLTGILPQNQLPTAAFTVECWLVNHVNQPVGMLAAVKPKYTGAEPQWLLGLYEREIIFSLKPEKEPFAAVVSHEIKARGWKNYWGHLVGVYDGSSMKLYLNGELLGEQKVGAMAASTQDKELELAAYMHNEPYMQLGNLLKNFRLYNRALTVTEIKQRNSYLQKLVEEGKLWPDTFHFNAGPYLNYATTTSINVLWETDRPTRAVVEYGESLPLKQKKELPVASLKKDGPGAEGKYIQELTIDNLKPGTTYFYNVRVVAEDGQEMESGVLTFATAVEPDAPFAFGIIGDTEARPHVNDRVAKMLWDERSNFLMIVGDLTDGGQEHYKFEWNYEYFAAMTQLTSRVPVFPVAGNGESDLYWYNQYHALPEPEGFYSFTYGNAEFFMLNSNKRDEFAPGKKQYVWLEEKLKASTAKWKFVAHHHAPYSADEDDYGNSWEGPTDLGDKKVREIVPLYEKYGVDMVFFGHLHTYQRTMPIEANKVSEQNGVVYIQAGGAGGNLEDFAPTRAWFSAKTYRGHHYCIVGVNGGSLSFKMYDTEGRLKDFLELRK, from the coding sequence ATGAAATACCGTCTAGTTCTTCTTTTTGCGTTGCAGACCTCGTTGGTTTTTTCACAGGACATCAAGACCGGCCTGCTGGGTGACTGGTGGCTTTGGCCTGAGTACAGCTTACCAGCCAGGGCTAACAATACACCTGGCAATCAGCCCAAGGCTCCGGCATCTGTTTTTGCTGATGTCGACAGCCGCAGCATTCCTCTGGTGCTGAAAGGGGAGGAACTCACCCAGAGACTGACTGGTATTTTGCCTCAAAATCAACTGCCGACTGCTGCTTTTACAGTTGAATGCTGGCTGGTGAACCATGTGAACCAACCGGTGGGAATGCTGGCCGCTGTGAAGCCTAAGTACACCGGAGCGGAGCCACAATGGCTGCTGGGACTGTACGAAAGAGAGATTATATTTTCTCTGAAGCCAGAAAAGGAGCCCTTTGCCGCTGTTGTCAGCCACGAGATAAAGGCAAGAGGCTGGAAAAACTACTGGGGACACCTGGTGGGGGTGTACGACGGAAGTTCTATGAAGCTATACCTGAACGGGGAACTTTTGGGAGAGCAAAAGGTTGGGGCGATGGCTGCTTCTACTCAAGACAAAGAACTGGAGTTAGCGGCTTACATGCACAATGAGCCCTACATGCAGTTGGGCAACCTGCTGAAGAACTTCAGGCTGTACAACCGGGCGCTGACCGTGACGGAAATCAAACAGCGTAATAGCTACCTGCAAAAGCTGGTGGAGGAGGGCAAACTCTGGCCAGATACCTTCCACTTTAACGCAGGGCCGTATCTCAACTATGCTACCACTACAAGCATCAATGTGTTGTGGGAAACTGACAGGCCGACAAGGGCCGTTGTGGAATATGGTGAGTCGCTGCCTTTGAAACAAAAGAAAGAATTGCCTGTCGCAAGCTTGAAAAAAGATGGCCCTGGCGCTGAAGGTAAATACATACAGGAGCTGACAATCGACAATTTGAAGCCGGGCACCACCTACTTTTACAATGTGAGAGTGGTAGCCGAAGATGGACAGGAAATGGAATCTGGTGTGCTGACTTTTGCTACGGCCGTTGAGCCTGATGCTCCATTTGCGTTCGGAATCATTGGGGATACCGAAGCCCGGCCTCACGTGAACGACCGGGTGGCCAAAATGCTGTGGGATGAGCGCTCCAACTTTTTGATGATCGTGGGAGACCTGACAGATGGTGGCCAGGAGCACTACAAGTTTGAATGGAACTACGAGTACTTCGCAGCGATGACGCAGCTCACCAGCAGGGTGCCGGTATTTCCAGTGGCGGGTAACGGTGAGTCGGACCTGTATTGGTACAATCAATACCATGCCCTGCCAGAACCTGAAGGGTTCTACTCTTTCACTTATGGCAACGCAGAGTTTTTCATGCTCAACAGTAACAAGCGGGATGAGTTTGCTCCTGGTAAAAAGCAGTATGTGTGGCTGGAGGAAAAATTAAAGGCCTCAACAGCGAAATGGAAATTTGTTGCACATCACCATGCTCCTTATTCCGCTGATGAAGACGACTACGGCAATAGCTGGGAAGGCCCTACCGACCTGGGCGACAAGAAAGTAAGGGAGATCGTGCCGCTGTACGAGAAATATGGCGTGGACATGGTCTTCTTTGGCCACCTGCATACTTACCAGCGCACCATGCCTATTGAAGCCAATAAAGTAAGCGAGCAAAACGGTGTGGTATACATTCAGGCGGGTGGTGCGGGTGGCAATCTGGAGGACTTTGCGCCTACCCGGGCGTGGTTCAGTGCAAAGACCTACCGGGGACACCACTACTGCATCGTGGGCGTGAATGGCGGAAGCCTTTCGTTCAAGATGTATGACACGGAAGGGAGGCTGAAGGACTTTTTGGAGTTGAGGAAGTAG
- a CDS encoding type II toxin-antitoxin system RelE/ParE family toxin, whose amino-acid sequence MTFKVIWSHSAENRLIDIYNYYSEKASPKIAKKLVRELIQASINLKHTPFIGQIEPLLTHRSNEYRYLVVRSYKIIYSPFPEIGEIQVADVFDCRQNPEKIKRAQ is encoded by the coding sequence GTGACCTTCAAAGTAATTTGGTCACACTCTGCCGAAAACCGACTGATAGATATTTACAACTACTACTCGGAAAAAGCAAGTCCAAAAATTGCTAAAAAGCTGGTGAGAGAGTTGATCCAGGCGTCCATAAACTTAAAACATACTCCCTTTATTGGACAGATTGAGCCCTTACTCACCCACCGTTCTAATGAATACCGATATTTAGTGGTCAGGAGCTATAAAATCATTTACTCACCATTTCCGGAGATAGGAGAGATACAAGTTGCTGATGTCTTTGATTGCAGACAGAATCCTGAAAAAATAAAAAGGGCTCAATAA
- a CDS encoding alkaline phosphatase family protein has protein sequence MKNTLLLIAGLAFSLGTFAQTKDLKTENVFIITFDGLRWQELYGGADAELIGDKDYVENVESLKKEFWAEDAKIRREKLFPFFWSEIAAKGQMHGNRNEGNKVNCANGMWFSYPGYNEILSGFADDNRITSNDKVPNPNKTVLEFVNNQPQYKGKVAAFGSWDVFPSIINAERSGIPVNAGFMKATGSSLTDREKFLNQLQDEIPGPWGGVRLDAFTHHFMMEYVKKNNPRLVYISYGETDDWAHDGEYDEYLHSARRTDQFIKELWLYIQSSPKYKDKTTLLITTDHGRGTVPKDTWRSHGSQVEGGGEIWMMAIGPDTPALGEVKQDGQLYQNQVAATAATLLGLKYVNTPEPGAVVGSMITK, from the coding sequence ATGAAAAACACCTTACTTCTTATTGCAGGTTTAGCGTTTTCTCTGGGCACTTTTGCTCAGACGAAAGACCTGAAAACAGAGAATGTCTTCATTATTACCTTTGATGGCCTTCGCTGGCAGGAGCTCTATGGAGGAGCCGACGCAGAGCTGATCGGCGACAAAGATTATGTGGAGAATGTAGAAAGTCTGAAGAAAGAATTTTGGGCAGAAGATGCGAAGATACGAAGAGAAAAGTTATTCCCTTTTTTCTGGTCTGAGATTGCCGCAAAGGGGCAGATGCATGGCAACCGCAACGAGGGAAACAAAGTAAACTGCGCTAATGGCATGTGGTTCTCTTATCCCGGCTACAACGAAATTTTATCCGGATTTGCTGATGACAATAGGATTACCAGCAACGACAAGGTTCCCAACCCCAATAAAACTGTGCTTGAGTTCGTCAACAACCAGCCTCAATACAAAGGCAAGGTAGCCGCTTTTGGTTCGTGGGATGTGTTTCCGTCCATCATCAATGCTGAACGAAGCGGTATTCCTGTAAATGCAGGATTTATGAAAGCGACCGGAAGCAGCCTGACGGATAGAGAAAAGTTTTTGAACCAACTACAGGACGAAATCCCCGGCCCCTGGGGAGGAGTGAGGCTTGACGCCTTCACTCATCATTTTATGATGGAATATGTAAAAAAGAACAACCCAAGACTTGTATACATTAGCTATGGAGAAACAGACGACTGGGCGCACGATGGCGAGTATGATGAATATTTACATTCAGCCCGCCGCACCGACCAGTTTATAAAAGAGCTTTGGCTGTACATCCAATCCAGCCCAAAATACAAAGACAAAACCACCCTGCTGATCACCACCGATCACGGAAGAGGCACCGTGCCGAAAGACACATGGAGAAGTCATGGTAGCCAGGTCGAAGGTGGGGGAGAGATTTGGATGATGGCGATTGGCCCGGATACCCCAGCGTTGGGCGAGGTGAAGCAGGATGGGCAGCTCTACCAGAATCAGGTAGCAGCCACTGCAGCCACCTTACTGGGGCTTAAATATGTTAATACTCCTGAGCCAGGAGCAGTTGTTGGCTCAATGATCACTAAGTGA
- a CDS encoding metallophosphoesterase family protein — translation MDFKRVIVLLLLAAFGCRQQDSIISPTYTEAPATDPARVALAQEWNKVEAPTLSNFQTANTSWLYFAGANETLTTFSFPDWDNAELLDLPHRVTLPNSPMWYQWKVTNDIDSVVMLVNADDGAQAFLNRKKLKRVAGDRFYLKADAGDTLVIRVLNNAMAGGLRSVRLVPLADYRTFQNQSTLYHKAAALLQQVQRLNNPSAEVMEAANQLAENIADENAVKLNALLSAYPMLSGPVLLNNEGHFEINWLSTASGEATILSGESPDQLASEFTVTAQQQPFRFPLEQLSEASFYRIRQLDTWTEIFEVPRVTDSSNPESFSFTLWADSQGGWNTFSQLMAQTKDDDDKFSLGAGDLVANGSDSLQWKSLLTSLGQAKGRFPFYLVPGNHDYDGYYDDLNPKNFNQYITTPSGKNYFSWQYGNCAFIAIDPNEAFPIGFDSGGQKEWFLNEIETAEWKAATWHFVVLHQPPVSQGWPGYHGDEAVRQLLDTVYESAGIDFVVAGHTHDYERLTRNYGDQKVNFLIVGGAGGGLEPEGEMSEEPVMDVVVKRHHLARMFVQGDSIHLEVKDPDQNIIDQFDFKKQ, via the coding sequence ATGGATTTCAAAAGGGTAATTGTGCTCCTGTTGCTGGCGGCCTTTGGTTGTCGGCAGCAGGACTCAATTATTTCCCCAACCTATACAGAAGCGCCCGCAACCGACCCCGCCAGGGTGGCGCTTGCGCAAGAGTGGAATAAAGTAGAAGCGCCAACACTTTCGAACTTTCAAACTGCCAACACCAGTTGGCTCTATTTTGCAGGAGCTAATGAGACTCTCACAACATTCAGTTTTCCAGACTGGGACAATGCTGAACTGCTAGACCTGCCTCACAGGGTCACGCTCCCCAATTCCCCAATGTGGTACCAATGGAAGGTGACCAATGATATTGACTCTGTCGTCATGCTTGTAAATGCAGACGATGGTGCTCAAGCTTTTCTGAATCGCAAAAAGCTAAAAAGAGTTGCTGGTGACCGCTTTTACTTAAAAGCTGATGCAGGAGACACATTGGTCATTCGGGTATTGAACAACGCCATGGCAGGAGGCCTGCGTAGCGTGAGGCTTGTTCCGCTGGCAGATTATCGGACATTCCAAAACCAGTCAACACTCTACCACAAAGCAGCCGCTTTGCTTCAACAGGTGCAAAGGCTGAACAACCCTTCGGCTGAGGTGATGGAAGCTGCGAACCAGCTTGCGGAAAATATAGCCGATGAGAATGCAGTGAAGCTGAATGCGCTCTTAAGTGCTTACCCGATGCTTAGTGGCCCGGTTTTGCTGAATAACGAGGGACACTTTGAGATCAACTGGCTAAGCACTGCCAGTGGTGAGGCAACAATTTTGTCAGGCGAAAGCCCGGACCAGCTTGCCAGCGAATTTACTGTGACTGCCCAACAGCAGCCATTCAGGTTTCCTTTGGAGCAGCTAAGCGAGGCCAGCTTTTACAGGATTCGTCAGCTCGATACCTGGACAGAAATATTCGAAGTGCCTCGGGTAACCGACAGTTCCAACCCCGAAAGCTTTTCCTTTACACTCTGGGCCGACAGCCAGGGCGGTTGGAACACCTTCAGCCAACTGATGGCTCAGACCAAGGATGATGATGACAAGTTTAGCCTTGGTGCTGGCGACCTGGTGGCCAACGGCTCCGATTCACTGCAATGGAAAAGCCTGCTGACCAGTCTTGGCCAGGCCAAAGGCCGCTTCCCTTTTTACCTCGTGCCGGGCAACCATGACTACGATGGTTATTACGACGACCTCAACCCTAAAAATTTTAATCAGTACATTACCACTCCTTCTGGCAAAAACTATTTCTCGTGGCAGTATGGCAATTGCGCTTTCATTGCCATCGACCCAAATGAAGCCTTTCCAATTGGTTTTGACTCAGGTGGGCAAAAGGAATGGTTTTTAAATGAGATAGAAACAGCGGAATGGAAAGCAGCCACCTGGCATTTTGTAGTGCTTCACCAGCCTCCTGTTTCCCAGGGTTGGCCTGGTTACCATGGCGACGAAGCGGTTCGGCAGCTGCTAGACACTGTGTACGAGTCGGCGGGCATCGATTTTGTTGTCGCCGGGCACACCCATGATTATGAAAGGTTAACGAGAAATTACGGCGACCAGAAGGTCAACTTTCTGATTGTTGGAGGGGCCGGAGGAGGTCTGGAGCCTGAAGGTGAGATGTCGGAAGAACCAGTAATGGATGTTGTCGTCAAACGGCATCACCTGGCTAGAATGTTTGTGCAGGGCGACTCCATCCATTTAGAAGTGAAAGACCCCGATCAAAATATCATCGATCAATTTGATTTTAAGAAGCAATGA